In Lentilactobacillus sp. SPB1-3, the sequence ACGATGCAATGTATTATGCTAGTGAGAGCCCACAAATCTTTGACTACTCTAAGTTAAAGGCAAACACAAATGGATTTAACCCATTAACTTACACCGATGTTACTAGAGCTAAGTTAGCACTTAAGATGTTTACTGCTTTAAGATAAACAATAAAAAATACCTCCTGATCTCAATGATTGAAATCAGGAAGTATTTTTTTGTGCATCCATTATTTATTTAAATTTTTGGGTTTGTAAACTAAGTGAACGATTATGGCACCTAATAACCAGATTATACCAATGATAGAAATTATTTTACCTAGTTTTAATCCAGGAGTCTTGTAGGTCAAGGTGATTTGATGCTTACCTTTTGGAATCGTTGCACCGACAAACCCCTTGTTAACTAAATAAGTCGGTGTGACTTTGCCGTCGACTTTTAGTTGCCAACCACTGGTGTATGGAATTGAAGTGGTTAGAATAGATTTGTGTTGTGGACTAACCGCCATTCCAGTAATGCGGTCATTTTTGACAGATAAATGTTGTAGACCTTGTCTTTGTAATTTCTTGATTTGTTGTTGATATTTCGCTGGATTAAATGTGACTGCCATTAGCCTAACACTCTTAAAGTGTAGCGACTTAGCCACGGTAAATTGTAACTTCACTTGTTTTCTTGGAGTTTTAGAATATCCCAGATTAAGAACGGTATTGTGGCGAATATCAAAATCCGAAAGATTATTTGTAGGCAATTGGTGATAGTAGTTAAAACTGTCGGAAGTGTTGGCGCTCAATGTGTAAGCACCTAAATCTGGAAAACGCAAGGCTGTGCGTGTGCGCTCAGCTTTTTTAACTTTAGATATTGGGAGACCATTGACTGCTTCTTGAGCGACAAAATGATCGATAAAATCACCAGTTGTGTTTTTGGTACCTTTAGCACCATTAATAACCAAGTATAATTCGCTATTCTTTAATTGTTGTGGATACTTGACCTTGAGTCGATAGGATAAGTGGCGACCCTCAGCGTCAGTTGACATTAAGTGCAATGAACTTCGGTTTGCCAATTTGTTTTCTTTAATGACCTGTTGATTAGTTCGAATGACTTTTTTTAGGTCTGGTCGTTGAACTTGAATTGTTCTAGATTTAATTTCGTCGACCCGCTTGTTGATTACTTGTTGGCTATGCTGACTACTTGTTTTGTAAACCCGATGCAATGCGACTTTCTTTCCACTATTGAGAATCGACTTGGTTTTTAAGACAGGTGTGTAAGCAACGTTTTTCACATTCGTTGTGGGTTTGATTGAAGGAATACCTGCGACATTTTGATTAACTTGGGCGCCCTGAAGAAGGGATTGCTCGCGTTGAATGGGATTTAGTTGTTCGTATCTCTGTTTAGAAATAGTTTGATTTTGTAGATAAACTAATGGAAGTGCCAAATCAGACTTCAGAATCACCGTGCCAGAGTGGTTAGATAGTCCTGAGATTTGTTTATCACGGTACTCGATGATTTTTCCTTGACGAGTTTTCATTAATTTAAATCCATAAGGAATGGCGCTAGGCTGTTTTAGGATATCGCTTTTAGCAAATAAGTACCTTACACCTAACAAATTCAAGAGGGTCGTCCGATTGTCACCCTCACTAGTAGGGGCATTAGCAACGGATTGCGCATTATCGATTGATTGATTAAAGCGGAATAGATAACCGTTTTGAATTGAATAGTACGAATTCAGGTCATGGGTTCCTAAAAATCCTGGAATATCATTTCCGGCAGCACGGTATGGATAATAATTACGCATCGTATCGGTTCTATAGAATGAATTATCAGATCTAAGGGCATTGTTAGCACCATCATAATAGTTATGAAGCCATTTTGTTGCAGAACCAGCATTAAGTTCTCGTGAGGTATTTGCACTCAGCAAGGGATTCATCCAACCTTGACCACCATTAATCAAGCTAATAAACACTATTAAGCTGGTTGCGAGTGTGAACGTCGTGGATTTCAAATGAGTTGCCCGTGCAGTAACTAATAGCAACAGAATGAGTAGCAAGATACCATAGTTCATTAAATCATTCTTGTTGAGGTGCAAGGTAAAACCTTGTGTGAGCCAGACAACAAAGATTAATCCAATACTAGCACCAACTAGCCATAGTAAGTCTTTAGTCGTTAGGTCGGTTAAATGATCGATAAACACCATTGTTGCAAATGAGAGTGGTAACACAGCTAAAAATAACCAACGATTAGATGGTGTGGACATCGCATTAAAGAACGCCGCAGCTTGAGGTAACAGTATAGCTACACCAATTAAACAAAAGATGCTTGCCAAGTATTTATATGTTTTGAAGTGGACTATGATGTACACTGCCGCTAAAAATGCGAAGGCACTCACATTAATGATTAGCCAAAAGCCTTTGAAGGTAGACGTAGTAATGAGTTGATTAGGGATACTGAGATAGTAACTCAAGGGGTAAAGCAGCATTCCATTAGCGAAAGGTATGTGATGCATAGCTCTAGATGATTGTAAAACTGCTATTACAGTGGGAATTAGCACAATACTTGAAAGAAGTAGTCCGCTGATTGCTGCCATGATAAATTGGCGTAAGTGACCCCAGCTGAACTTAAACCCACTGTTTTGATTTTTTAAGTGCAAAGTTCGTACAATTAAGTAAACCAAAGTTCCGATTGCTAAAATATACGCGAAATAGAAATTACTAATTAATGCAAATCCAATTGCAAATGCAAGGACAATCCAGTTATGTTTTTCCAGCAATAGATCAACCCCAATTGCGAGAAGTGGGAAAATGATCATTGGTAACAAGAAGAAGGGATGGTGCATAGAAACGTAAAAATTGTATCCAGAAAATGTATAGATTAAAGTGCCAATTAATTTACTATGATTGCTAAATGAAAAGCGGTTAGCCCAAGCGAGAAAGGCTAGACCAACACAATATAAACGAAGTAAGATTAAAAATTGAAAGCCTAGTTCAAGATGAGTGGCTGGAAATAGTGCAATCAAGTAACTAAAAGGATCACCGACAACATAATAGGCAAATGTGGTAAGTTGATCTCCACCTGCACCAATATTCCAAGACCAACCAGTTAGTGATTGATGCACTGTTCCTTGCAAAATTCCTTGAAATTGGGCTAGAATCGGGAAATGTTGTGCAATGCCGTCGACTCCCCAAATTAGAGATTTTGATGACAACCAAGGCATTGAATAAGTTAAAGCGCAGATAATTAAGAATGCTATTGTATAGATAAGATAATTAATTGACTTATGATTTGAATTGCGACTATTTAAAAAATCCATGACATTTCCTCCCATAACTCTTAGCATCATTGTTAGGCGAAAATGAGAATAAAACAAGTTAATTAACCAATCCTTAACTAACGATAAAGAAATCTAAGAAACTAAAAACAGGTTACTAGTTACACGCAAATGCAATGTAATTAATAACCTGTTTTTAGTTGATTGAACTACCAAATTTTTACCCGTTTATCTTCTGGCAAATACATTTTGTCGTTGCTTGAAACGTTAAAAGTGGTATAAAAATCATCAAGATTCTTAACTTGAACGTTTGCTCGTAATTCATGCGGAGCGTGAACATCGATGTTTAATAGTAGTTGCATGTATTCTTTAGTAGCTTTCATGCGCCAAACCCGTGCCCAATTAATAAAGAAGTCCTTTAAGTCATAGTCTCCTTCGTTTTTGGCCGCTTCATTGGCACAACTCAAGCCACCGGCATCAGCAATGTTTTCAGAAACGGTCAACTTACCGTTTACCTTACCGCCAGCAAATGGAATACCATCAAATTCAGCAATCATTTTATCTGCTAACTTATCAAATGATTTTCGATCTTCATCAGTCCACCAGTTGTTTAAGTTACCGAATTCATCAAATTGTGAGCCATTATTATCAAATGCATGAGAGATTTCGTGAGCAATAACAGCACCAATACCACCGTAGTTGGCACTAGCAGATTGTTCTAAGCTGTAGAAAGGTGCTTGTAAGATAGCTGCTGGAAATACAATCATGTTTTTTGATGGATCGTAGTAAGCATTCACAGTATTGGCACTCATATCCCAACGAGTTCTATCAACTGGTTTACCTAATTCAGCGTAACGATATTCTTTAGTGATTCTAATGAATTGATTTACGTTTGCGAATAATGTTCCGCCTTCGCCATGAGGCGTAACTTGGTACTTGTATTCAATAGGATCGATTTTCTCGGGATAACCAACATGTAACTCGAGCTTGCTAAGTTTGAGCACTGCTTTTTCGCGAGTAGCTTTACCTAACCAATCGTTATTCTCTAATCGTTGTTGATATACTTTGATCATATTGCGAACCATTTGTTCAACATCGGCCTTAGCTTTGGGGCCAAAGTACTTGTGAGCATAGTAGTCACCGACAGTTTGACCAAAGACACCTGACGCAAGGTAGAATGCGGATTTCTTTTGTGATGAAGCGGCTTTTCTTCCAGAAAGTGCCCGACTATAAGTTGAACCAGTCTGACGGAATTCTTCTGAAAGATAACCAGTAGTTGAAATTAAGAATTTCACTAACATCCAGTTCTTCAAGTCACTGAAGGTATCAGGATTAACGATGTTATTAATGGCTTCAAAGTATTTAGGATCAGTAACAATGATTTGTTCTGGAGCTTTGCCAAATAAGTCATTAGCAAATTTTGTTAAATCAATGCTTGAGCTGTATTTAGCAAACTCGGTGAAGTCCATTGGATTATACATCTTAGTATAATCCGCAGATTCTTCCGCTGATTTCACATTGGGTGCGATTGCAGCATCGAACTTCTTAGCAGATTCAATAATTTCGTCTGCTTCACTACCACTATAATCTGCTAGCACTAATAATGAAGTCACCATATTGGTGAAGATTGGCATTAATTGATCGTAAGCGGGGTTGTTGTTTTCGTAATAGGTTCTGTCAGGTAAGAACAGGCCAGGTGTGCCAGCATACAAGGCGTTGATTTGTGTGTTTTTCATGTCAGCATCAACGGAGTAATTGAATGGGAGTGGTAGGCCACTGAGATTCCATTCTTTTATTTGGCTGTTTAATTCCGAGAAATCTTTTAGATTTTCGATTTTATTAAGAAATGATTTGATAGGATCAGCGCCATCTGTGTCACGTTGATCGAAGTTTTGAGCTAATTGATATAGTTTGGCAAATTCTTGAAATGGTTCATTGAAAGATGATAAATCTTTTGGAAGATTATCAAAATCGTTCATCAAATTCTTTTCAATATTGTCATTTAAATCCATAAAACCACCAGTTGATGCGTGGTCATCAGGAATCGTGGCATCCTTTAACCAGTTACCATTAACGGCTTGATAGAGATCATCCTTGAATAAGGACTCGTCAATTACTTCTTTTGGGGTATTCACCATTTTGATTCCTCCTAAATATAACGTTAGAAACTAGTATAGTGCATTAAAAACTGATAGCAAAGCTTTTAACACTCATTTTGATAAAATGTCAGGTATGATAAAAGTGTAAAAGAATTATTTTGGGGGCGAAATAATGAAACAAGTTCATTGTGAAGACACTAAGGCAGTTTGCGAGGGATACGTATTTCCTGGAAATCTCAATAATAACAACATGCAATTTGGTGGCCGAACATTATCGATCCTAGATGCGAATGCCGGAATTTCAGTGGTGAAATATTTGCCTGGTGTTTCATTCGTGACAGCTTCGTATGACCGAGTTCACTTTATAAAACCAATTAGTGAGCAAAGCATTTACAAATGTGTTTCATATGTGACTGGGGCCAGTCCTAAGGCTGTTGAGGTCTTTACTAAATTCGTCACTCAGGATAAAAAGACCGGCGCGCAACAAGTAGCTTTCACAGCATTTTGTAGTTTAGTGATTACTGAACGAATTGATGAAGTTCCTGAAATCGTTCCTGATAGTGCTGAGTCGAAGTATCTCTGTTCCGGGTATGATGGAAGATTAACTGAACGCCTGCGAGAATTTAAGCAGAATAAAGAATTTTTAAACCACATAGATAATGATTAAAAGGGTAATCTTTTTGTTATCGACGTTGAGGTAGTAATGATAAAATAAATGGTAAATAATAGTTTGGAGGGATTTGTATGTATGATAAAATTTTAGTTCCACTTGATGGTAGTGAGAATGCCAATGCGGCATTGCGTGAGGCCGTGACATTAGCTAAGAAACTGGGATCGACGCTAGAAATAGTTTCTGTGGCCACTGATCAAAGATATGTTCAATATGGAGTTACGCTAGGACAAGACGTCATGGAATCCTTCCAAAAACGTGCAGAAGAAATCTTATCAAAGGCTAAGCAACTTGCTGATGATGAAGGAGTCAAAGCAGATACTCACTTTGTAATTGGAGTTCCTAAGCAAGCCATCTCCAAGGAATTACCTGAACGATACAATACAGAATTGACCGTTGTTGGTAAGTCTGGGGTCAATGGTATTTCTAGAGCTCTATTGGGTTCAACGACTGAATATGTAGTTCGGCACT encodes:
- a CDS encoding YfhO family protein encodes the protein MDFLNSRNSNHKSINYLIYTIAFLIICALTYSMPWLSSKSLIWGVDGIAQHFPILAQFQGILQGTVHQSLTGWSWNIGAGGDQLTTFAYYVVGDPFSYLIALFPATHLELGFQFLILLRLYCVGLAFLAWANRFSFSNHSKLIGTLIYTFSGYNFYVSMHHPFFLLPMIIFPLLAIGVDLLLEKHNWIVLAFAIGFALISNFYFAYILAIGTLVYLIVRTLHLKNQNSGFKFSWGHLRQFIMAAISGLLLSSIVLIPTVIAVLQSSRAMHHIPFANGMLLYPLSYYLSIPNQLITTSTFKGFWLIINVSAFAFLAAVYIIVHFKTYKYLASIFCLIGVAILLPQAAAFFNAMSTPSNRWLFLAVLPLSFATMVFIDHLTDLTTKDLLWLVGASIGLIFVVWLTQGFTLHLNKNDLMNYGILLLILLLLVTARATHLKSTTFTLATSLIVFISLINGGQGWMNPLLSANTSRELNAGSATKWLHNYYDGANNALRSDNSFYRTDTMRNYYPYRAAGNDIPGFLGTHDLNSYYSIQNGYLFRFNQSIDNAQSVANAPTSEGDNRTTLLNLLGVRYLFAKSDILKQPSAIPYGFKLMKTRQGKIIEYRDKQISGLSNHSGTVILKSDLALPLVYLQNQTISKQRYEQLNPIQREQSLLQGAQVNQNVAGIPSIKPTTNVKNVAYTPVLKTKSILNSGKKVALHRVYKTSSQHSQQVINKRVDEIKSRTIQVQRPDLKKVIRTNQQVIKENKLANRSSLHLMSTDAEGRHLSYRLKVKYPQQLKNSELYLVINGAKGTKNTTGDFIDHFVAQEAVNGLPISKVKKAERTRTALRFPDLGAYTLSANTSDSFNYYHQLPTNNLSDFDIRHNTVLNLGYSKTPRKQVKLQFTVAKSLHFKSVRLMAVTFNPAKYQQQIKKLQRQGLQHLSVKNDRITGMAVSPQHKSILTTSIPYTSGWQLKVDGKVTPTYLVNKGFVGATIPKGKHQITLTYKTPGLKLGKIISIIGIIWLLGAIIVHLVYKPKNLNK
- a CDS encoding M13 family metallopeptidase gives rise to the protein MVNTPKEVIDESLFKDDLYQAVNGNWLKDATIPDDHASTGGFMDLNDNIEKNLMNDFDNLPKDLSSFNEPFQEFAKLYQLAQNFDQRDTDGADPIKSFLNKIENLKDFSELNSQIKEWNLSGLPLPFNYSVDADMKNTQINALYAGTPGLFLPDRTYYENNNPAYDQLMPIFTNMVTSLLVLADYSGSEADEIIESAKKFDAAIAPNVKSAEESADYTKMYNPMDFTEFAKYSSSIDLTKFANDLFGKAPEQIIVTDPKYFEAINNIVNPDTFSDLKNWMLVKFLISTTGYLSEEFRQTGSTYSRALSGRKAASSQKKSAFYLASGVFGQTVGDYYAHKYFGPKAKADVEQMVRNMIKVYQQRLENNDWLGKATREKAVLKLSKLELHVGYPEKIDPIEYKYQVTPHGEGGTLFANVNQFIRITKEYRYAELGKPVDRTRWDMSANTVNAYYDPSKNMIVFPAAILQAPFYSLEQSASANYGGIGAVIAHEISHAFDNNGSQFDEFGNLNNWWTDEDRKSFDKLADKMIAEFDGIPFAGGKVNGKLTVSENIADAGGLSCANEAAKNEGDYDLKDFFINWARVWRMKATKEYMQLLLNIDVHAPHELRANVQVKNLDDFYTTFNVSSNDKMYLPEDKRVKIW
- a CDS encoding acyl-CoA thioester hydrolase, yielding MKQVHCEDTKAVCEGYVFPGNLNNNNMQFGGRTLSILDANAGISVVKYLPGVSFVTASYDRVHFIKPISEQSIYKCVSYVTGASPKAVEVFTKFVTQDKKTGAQQVAFTAFCSLVITERIDEVPEIVPDSAESKYLCSGYDGRLTERLREFKQNKEFLNHIDND
- a CDS encoding universal stress protein, which produces MYDKILVPLDGSENANAALREAVTLAKKLGSTLEIVSVATDQRYVQYGVTLGQDVMESFQKRAEEILSKAKQLADDEGVKADTHFVIGVPKQAISKELPERYNTELTVVGKSGVNGISRALLGSTTEYVVRHSTTRVLVIE